CATCAACGCCCTGCTCGCTACCGGCGAGGACAAGCCCGAGCCGCCCGAAAATCCCATGTCGGCCGATCGGGTGCGCTGGGAGCATATCCAGCGCGTCTATGAGCTATGCGACCGCAATGTCTCGGAAACCGCGCGCCGCCTCAACATGCACCGCCGCACCCTGCAACGCATATTGGCCAAGCGCGCCCCACGCTGAGGGCCGGGCGGGATGTCGATGCAGGCCAGCAGCATTCAGCCTTACCTGGTCGCCAACGACGTGGACGCCAGCCTCGCCTTCTATACGGCGCTCGGCTTCGAGATTGTGAGGAACGAAACCTTTCCCTACCGGTTCGCCGAAGTCAGGGACAAGGATCTGCTGCTGCTCATGTCCAGCCTCGCCCAGTTTGGCGGCAAGAAGGCATTCGGCGCCTTCATCGTGACGATTCCCGATCTGGCGGAGCGCTATGCATTCTTCACGGATAATCTCCGCCATGCCTGGGGCGGGATACCCTTGCGGGGTCTGCCCCGCATCACCCGGCTATCCAAAGATGGCGGGCAGTTTCGGGTGTTCGATCCGGCCGGCAATATGCTGGTCTACATGGATCGGAATTATGCTCCGCCGCCCTATGCCGAACCGTCGAACGCCATAGATGCAGCCCTGGCCAACGCCTGGTTCAATCGCGACATCTATGCAAACGACGCCGTCGCCGCCAAGATACTGGACCGGGCTATCGCGCTTGTAGCGGCCGATGCCGACCCAATTGGGCGCGCCCGGCTGATCGGCGCGCGGGCGGAAATTGCCGTGGCCATGGGGGAGGCGGACTTTCTCGACCGCTATGAGAAAGAGCTGACAGAGCTGTCATCTTCGGTGCCGGGCGAATATCGGCACGAATTGCTCAGCTATAAGCGTCTTGCCCAATGGATGGTGGCGGCACGGTCATAAGACGCTAAGCCGCCACCCGGCTTGTGCCGGTCAGACCGTCGCTCCACCGTCGATAACCAGGGACGAGCCGGTCATGAAGGCGCTTTCATCCGCGGCCAGGTAGGCGGCCAGCGCCGCGATTTCGGAGGCGACCCCGAGACGGCCCATGGGCTGGCGCGCGATAAAGGCTTTGCGCGTTGCTGCGGGATCGGGCGTCGCATTGATCCGCTCGCCCAGCGATGGCGTATCGATGGTGCCGGGGCAGATCGCGTTGAAGCGGACCCCTTGGCCGACGTGATCCGCCGCCAGGGCCTTGGTCAGGCCGATCAGCGCCGCTTTGGAGGCGCCATAGGCCACCCGGTTGGGGAAGCCGCCAACCGATGAAGCCGCCGAGGCAATGGTGATGACGCTGCCCTGGCCGCGCTCCAGCATGCCGGGCAGCACCGCACTGATGGCGTGATAGGCGGAATCGACATTGACCTGGAACGAGCGCCGCCATTGTTGGTAATCGGTCTCCGCCAGAGTGCCGTGATGCACCCAGCCGATACAATTGACCAGGATGTCGAACTGCTTGTCCCCCAGCGCCAATTGCAATGCCTGCGCATCGGTGCCGTCAACTGCCGCCGTGCGGATGGCGTCACCTGTGAGATTTTGCAACGCAGCCGCATTGAGGTCGGTCGCCAGGACCTCGGCGCCCTCGGCGGCCAACCGCTCGGCAATGGCCCGCCCGATCCCCTGCGCCCCCGCTGTTACCAGGGCCCGCTTGCCCTTCAGCCGTCCACTGACAATTACCGGGTTCATCGCTTTACCTCCAGACCGGGCGCCAGGCTCCTGGCCAGCGCAACCAATTGCTCCAGCACCGCATCGCTGATGCGCTGGCCCTTCTCGGCCGACGCATGGGAAGGATCGCCAACCACGCCGCTGCCGCCCGAAATTTGCTTCATCGAACGATAGGTGCTGCCGCCGGCTCCGCGCAACATATCGCCTTCGGCCCAATCATAGGTGTGGACATAATGGGTGCCGGAAGGCACCGGAGCGCGCACCTTTTCCGGCGCGATCAGCTGGATCAGCGAAGTCTCGAATTCACAGGCATGGCCGACGCCGAACGGCCCGGATTCGGAAATCTCGCCGAGAGCCTTGCGCGCCAGCGTCCACCATGTCGCCAGGGCGATGGTGGCGTCTGGATTATTGGCGCCGAACTGTTCCACGAGCACCTGGCCGATGGCCTGATTGCCGCCATGGCTATTGACCACGACAATGCGCTTGAACCCGGCATCGACCACGGTTTGCAGCAATTCCGACACATAGGCCAGGAAAGTCACATGGGTGACGCTCAGCGTGCCGGTGAAATCCAGATGATGGCGCGAGCAGCACACTTTGACCTGCGGCAGCACCAGCACCTGGCTGTTCAGCGCCGCATCCAGCCGATCGAGCAGATGATTGCCGATCAGCGCATCGGTGGCGAGCGGCAAATGCGGCCCGTGCTGCTCGATCGCGGCGATATTGAGGAACACCGGGATGGTGCGGTCCAGGGCGTCGATCTCGACGGTGGTCAGGTCTTCCCACTTCATTTCTTTGCGGCCCACATTTCGATTTCAATACGGAAGTCTTCGAGCAAGCCGGCCTGCACCGTGGTACGCACCGGCAGCGGCGCCGGCATGATCTCGCGATAGATGGCGTTGAATGCCGGCCAATCGGCCAGGTCGGTGACGTAGCAATTGACCTTGAACACGTCGGCCAGGGTGCAGCCGGCCGCAGCGAGCTGGGCGGCGCAATTGGCCAGCGTCGCCCGCGCCTGCCCGGCAAAATCGGTCTCGATCAGCTTGCCGTCGCGACCCACGCCGACCTGGCCCGAAATCACCACCAATTTCGATGGCGTGACTTCCAGAACCGGTGAATAGGGCCCCGCCGTGTCGTGCTGGCTCGATTCCGGCGCCCGAATGGCCGGCGCCGCCGCCTGCACGGCCGACCCCATCGGATTGGGCAGATAGCCGAGAAAGCCACCAATCTTCCACACCCCGTCGACGCGGCGGCAGATATAGATCGTCTGCCAGTTCAGCGCGTCAAACGTTCCGTCGCTCAGGGCGATCATGCCGTCGAACTTCTTATGCGCGATCGCCAGGTCGCCCTTGATGTCGATATCGCGCAGAATGGTGCAGCGAAACGTCGCCATACGGCGATCTTCAGCATAATTTGCCGCCGCTCCGGCCCGCGCCGCCGCCAGCCAGCTCTCCGCATAGACGTCAAGCCCCGGATAAAGCGGGCGCCAGCTATCCGGATTGCTGCTTCTAAGCCCGTCGATGCCGAAGAACAGCGACGCGTCGAAATCCAGCGCATGCCGGTCCCAATCGAGATCGAGATAGGCCTCGATGTCGCGCCGGACCAGCATTTCCCAGATGGCGTGGCGGTCGGCATCCTGTGCTGGAAAGGGGTTGATATCGTAGGACATTGCTCAGCCTTTCAGCGCGAAGACATTTTCGGAGGTCTTGAAACGGGAAATGGTGGCTGGCGATGGCGTCACGCCCAATCCCGGGCCCTCGGGCACCTTCACGAAGGGCGGCTCGAAACAGAGCGGGGTTTCCAGCAGGTCGTGCGAGCGGATCAGCCGGCCGAAAATGTCGGACGGCCAGGTGCAGCTCTTCGCCGCCGCCGCCTGATGCACATACATCGCCTCCAGAATGCCGAGATCGACTTCCGAACCGTGCCAGCACGGCAGGTTGGCAGTGCTCGAAATAGCATCGAGCTCCTTGAACTTGGCCAGGCCGCAATTGAAATTGAAGCCATCGACCGCGCCATGGGCCAGGGCGTTGATGGCGTCATAGGAGCGCTGACCCTGATAGACATAGGGCAGCGAGACATGCAGCACGACCGGGGTGGCGGTGAATGTGCGCAGGCGCGCATAATCCTGCAGCATCCAGCGCGGGATCGGGTCCTCGATCAGCAGCAGATTGCCGATGGCGTCAAGCGCCTGCAGCCGGCGCCGCGCCTCGCCGGCATTTTCCCAGCGCTGGTTGGGATCGAGGATCACCCACATGCCCGGCGCATGCTCGCGGATGGTGCGGCACCAGCCGACCACGTCATCGTCCAGTCCGGCCTTGAGCTTGATACAGTCAAAACCTTGATCCTGGAACGATTTGGCCAGCGGTCCCATTTCGTCCAGCTCGCGCCAGCTGCTCCAGGCCCCGACCTTGACCTTGTCGCGCACCGCGCCGCCGAGCAGGCGATGCAAGGGCACTTGCAGCGATTTGGCGGCGGCATCCCAGATGGCGCATTCGAAGCCGTCATATTCGCGCGACAGCGGAATTGGCAGGTCCTGCAACGGCAAATCATCGATCGACCGGCCCAGCAGGTTTTCCGCCACGGCACTGACGGTGGCCCAATTGTGGTCGCGGTAAAATTCGCCCCAGCCCACGGTCCCGTCGGCCAGGCGCAATTGCAGGATGAGCTTGGGCAGATCGTCGAACTGCACCGACCACGCCGCCTTGCCGCCGACCGGCAACATGTGCAACGGCTTGTGATGCCCCGGCGTGTTGACCGATCCGGGATTGGCGGGAACGATGACTTCTTCGAAACGCAATTCAACGATGGTCTTTGGTGACTGGCTCATCGGTCGATCCTCACATAACTGACCTTTGATAGGTCCGGTACTCGACCTTTGCAATCGCGAAATTACACAATTGCCAAAACAGCGTAGTTAAATTACTTCTTGACCATGGAGTGAGTGCGGAGATCGAAATGATCGATTGTGTGGTCGTCACCGGCGCGGCCGGCGATGTCGGGCGCGCGCTGGTCGCCCTGTTTCTCGAACGCGGCAAGGCGGTCGTCGGCTGGGATATCGACCCGGCCCGCCTGGCGGAAAACGACGCGCTGTTTCCGGACCGCTATGCCTCGGTCGGCGTCGATATCTGCGATGCCGATGCGGTGCGGGACGCCTATGCGCAGACCTGCAATCCCGGTCGCCATGTCGATGTGCTGATCAACAATGCCGGCGCCGTGACCGCCCCTCGCTTGGCCGAGACCGGCGAGCGCGAATGGACCCGCGACATAGAGATCAATCTCAACGGCGCCTTCCGCTGCCTCAAGGCGGTGCAGCCGGCCATGGCCGCCAGGGGCGGCGGCACGGTGATCAATGTCGCCTCGGTCAATGGCGTCGCCATGTACGGCTATCCGGGCTATAGCGCCGCCAAGGCCGGTCTTATCGGGCTGACCAAATTTGCCGCCACCGAATATGGCCCGGCCGGCATTCGCGTCAACGCCATCATGCCGGGCACGGTGCGGACCAAGGCCTGGGACGAGCGGCTGGCCGCCAATCCCGCAATCCTCGACAACGTCAAGAAATATTACTCGTTGCGCGACGTCTGTTCGCCAGTCGATATTGCCGAACTGGCATGGTTCCTCGCCTATGGCCCATCGCGTATGATCACCGGCGCGGTCATTCCGATCGATGGCGGCCTGACGGCCGGTATCGGCCGGGTGGCCGGGGAATTTTGCGGCGTGGAGTTCTGATCATCAACAAGCGATCCAAACCCGAATCCAATGCGAGCGCCCGCATGTCCGCCCGCGAAATTCGCCCCGATCTGCTGGAGCGGTTGCAGATTGCCTCCGAGACGCTCGCCAATGCCGAGCTGGAAGTGGCGCGCACCATTCTGGCCGACCCCGATTGGGTCAGCCGATCGTCGATCAAGGCGCTGGCCGCCAAGGCCGGGGTCAGCGAGCCCACCGTCATCCGTCTGGCGCGCAAGCTGGGCTGTAGCGGCTATAGCGATTTCAAGCTGCGGCTGGCCGAGGATCTGGTGGTCACCCGCATGTTCCTGTCGCCCGATGCATTGGTGCGCAATTCACAGCCGGCCTCGATCGCCGAGCGCATGTATGAGGCAGCGACGCGGACGATGACCGAAGCCATGGCCATGCTTAATGAGAAGGCCTTCGAGAACGCGGTCAAATTGCTCTCCAAGGCCCGCCGCGTGCAATGTTTCGGCGTCGGCGGCAGTTCGGCGATCATGGCGCAGGAGGCCGAAAATCGCCTGTTCCGGCTCGGCGTCGCCGTCCAGGCCTGCGCCGATCCCTACAAGTCGCGCATGATCGCCGCCATCATGGCGCCCGAGGATGTGCTGCTGTGTTTTTCGGCGACCGGCAAGCCGGTTTCGGTGATCGACAGCGCTGAGATCGCCCGCGCCAATGGCGTCAAGGTCATTGCCGTGACCCCCGCCGGCAGCGCCCTGTCGGAAGTTGCCGACGTGACCTTGGCGGTCAGCGTTTTCAATGATGAAGTCTATTTCAACCTGCCGAGCCCGACACGCTACGCCCAGCTCTATCTGCTCGATTGCCTCGCGGCGGCGATGGCGGTCGAGCTCGGCCCGCATTCCTTCCAGAACCTCAAGAATATCCGCCGCACCCTGAGCGGCCTGCATGGCACCATGAAGTTCCAGCCGATCGGGGATTGATTGCAAAACTACATATTGAAAATTAGTGCGTTGCAAAACTACTGGCGCCTTGCTAACTTCTCCCGGCGCCGTGGAGGCGCGCTCTAGGAGGGATTTATGCATAGAACTCTATTGGCCCTGGGCCTCGGCACCGCGCTTGGCACCATGGCCTTCGGTGCGATCGCCCAGGACGATGTGAACCTGGTTTACTGGTCGCTTTGGAACGAGCCGGAGCCCGGCGCCAATGTGATGAAATCGCTGATCGCCGATTTCGAGGCAGCCCATCCTGGCGTCACCATCACGCCCGTCTGGAACGGGCGCCAGAACCAGACCACGGTGCGCAACGCCATGGCCGGCGGCACCCAGATCGACATCATGGATTCGGACATGGATGGGCTCAAGGGCGGCCTCGCCGCTGCCGGCGCGCTGCTGCCCTGGAACGAGCAGATTGCCGGTCCGGCTCCCGATGGCGAAGAGGGCACGTTCGGCGACCTGTTCTACCCGCATCTGCTGGACATGGCGTCCAATGACGACACGCTCTACCAGATCCCCTACATGCTCTATGCCTATAACATCTTCTATAGCCAGGGCGCGCTGGACAATGCCGGCGTCGAGGCGTTGCCGGAAGATTGGGACGGCTTCGTCGCGGCCCTGGAACAGGTCAAGGCCAGCGGCGTGAACGCCATCGCCGTCGAAAGCGACATCGCCTTCTACAATATCAAGTGGTTCAACTACCTGATCGAGCGTATTGCCGGGCCCGATTTCCTGATGCGGGCCACCGAAGACCCGACCGGCGAAACCTGGCGCGACCCGGCAGTGCTCCAGGCCGTCGAGATGGAGCTCGACCTCTGGGCGCGCGGCCTCATCCCCGAGGAGAGCCGTGGCTATCAATGGCCGGCCGGCCAGCAGACCATCGCTTTTGACGAAACCGCCGTCGAGCTGGTCGGTTCGTGGCTGCCGGTGGAGCTTGCCGATACCGTGGCGGACGAATTCGAATGGGGCGCCATTCGCTTCCCCTCCGTTGAAGGCGGTCTCGGCGATGTCAATCACGTCGAAATCAACTCGCACAGCCTGGCCATCATGGCCGATACCGCCCACGAGGCCGAGGCCCGCGAATTCATTCAATTCGTCGTCTCGACGCCATCGCAGCAGCGCTACGCCACCGACGCCAAGATCGGCGTGGCCAATCGCCATGCCGAATGGGCGCCCGAAGTTGCCGCCGCGCGCAAGTCGCTCGACGAGGCAACCCTGATCCTGTCGGAAAACCATGGCGTCAAGGCCAAGTATCCGGACTATTCCACCAATGTCTACGAGGCCCTGCATAACCAGGTCTTCCTCGGCAGCATCACGCCGGCGGAGTTCGTTGACCAGATGGTTGCCCGCACCCAGGAATTCTGGGCCAATCGTTCCTAAGATCCTCCGGCGCGGGTGCTCGTCATCCGCGCCGCCCCCAAAATTGCCTCGGGTGGTGACGTGATACGTAAACGGCTGATCGTTTTGTTCCTGGCCCCGGCCAGTCTGATCTATGGCGGGCTGTTTCTGCTCCCCACGCTATCGACCTTTTATTTCTCGCTGTTCTCCTGGTCGGGGTTCGGGCAGGAAATGACCTTTATCGGCCTCGCCAATTATGTCCGCCTGTTCAACGATACGGTGTTCTGGCTGAGCCTGCGCAACACGCTGGCCATCCTGTTCGTCGGCGGCTTCTTCATCTTCGGCCTGGCCTTCCTTTATACGGTGCTGCTGACCTCGGGCATTTGGGGCAAGAAGTTCTTCCGCCTGGTATTCTTCCTGCCCAATGTCATCTCGGTGGTCGCGCTGGCCGGCATGTGGGCCTACATCTACAACCCGCGCAGCGGCTTGCTGAACACCACGCTCGCCACGCTCGGTCTCACCGATGCCGCCAAGACCTTGTGGACCTCGCCCGACAATATCTTCTGGGCCATGCTGGCGGCGCTGGTCTGGGTGTTTACCGGTTTTTTCCTCATTCTGCTGATGGCCGGCGTGGACAAGATTCCCACTGACGCCTATGAGGCCGCCGATCTGGAAGGCGCCTCGCTGTGGCAGAAATTCTGGTTCATCACCGTGCCGATGCTCTGGGACGTGATGGCCATCTCTTTCGTCATCTGGATGATCAACGCCATCAAGATGTTCGAATTCCCCTATGCCTTCGGCTTCCTGCAGGTTCCCCAGCAGCTCTATACGCTCGGCATCTATCTCTACATCATGGGCTTCGGCCAGCGCGATCCGATCTACCAGCTTGGCTATGCCACGGCGATCGGCGTGGTCATGCTGGTGGTCACCTTCATTCTCATCGTTGTGGTGCGCGGGCTGCTGCGCCGCGAGCAGTTGGAGTTCTAGCCATGGCCAACAATAGTCTTCAAACCGCACCTGCCCGCCGCATTTCCACGCTGCCCGGCTGGGTGCGCCGCCTGCCGGCCTATTTCCTCGTCTGGATGTGGACCGCCTTCACCCTGGCCGCCATTGCCTATGTTCTGCTGAGCGCCGTGAAGTCGAAGCGGGAAGTGCTGCGCTCGGGCTGGAGCCTGCCGCAGGAATTCATCTGGTCCAATTTCGCCACCGCCTGGAATGTCGGGCGGCTCGGCGATTATTTCCTGAATTCGGTAATGGTGGTGGGCGGCTCGGTCTTCGCCATCCTGCTGGTGTCGACGCCGGCCGCCTATGTGCTGGCCCGCGCCAAATTCCCCGGCCGCGAAACCGCCACCAATATCTTCGTGCTCGGCATGGGCATCCCCATCCCCATGCTGTTCATCCCGATTTTCGGCGTCCTGTCCTTCTTCCGGCTGACCGACAGCCTGACCGGGCTGAGCCTGGTCTTCATCGCCATCTCGATCCCCGTCACCATCTTCCTGTTGACCGGCTTCTTTGCCTCGCTGCCCTCCGAGCTGGAATCGGCCGCGGTGCTGGAAGGCTGTTCCGATTTCCAGGTCTTCCGCCATGTCATGCTGCCCATGGCCATGCCCGGCGTGCTGACGGCGCTGATCCTCAATCTCATCTGGCTGTGGAACGAGTACCAGCTCTCGCTGGTCATCCTCAACAGTCCCGACAATCGAACGCTGCCGCTCGGGCTCTATTCGCTGCAAAACGCCATGCAATATACCGGTGACTGGCCAGGCATGTTTGCCGGCGTCACCATCGTCATCATTCCCACTATAATCGCCTACGCGCTTCTCTCCGAGAAGATGATCGCCGGCATGACCATGGGCGCTGTAAAATGAGCACTTCCACCCCCGCCCTCGTGGCGCGCGGCATCAGCAAGGCCTATGGCCAGACCGACGTGCTGAAATCCATCGACCTGACCATTGAACGCGGCGAATTCGTCGTGCTGCTGGGGCCCTCCGGCTGCGGCAAGTCGACCTTGATGCGCTGCATTGCCGGACTCGATGCCGTCAGCGGCGGCACGTTCCAGATCGAGGGCCGCGATGTCACCCATGCCGCTCCGGCGGCCCGCGACGTGGCGATGGTCTTCCAGTCCTATGCGCTGTTTCCGCATATGAACGTCGCCGACAATATCGGCTTCGGCATGCGCATTGCCCGCCGCCCCAAGGCGGAGATCGCCGAACGCGTGCTGGCGGCGGCCAAGATTCTTAAGATCGAGCACCTGCTGGACCGCAAGCCCAAGGCCCTCTCGGGCGGGCAGCGCCAGCGCGTCGCCATCGGCCGCGCCATCGTGCGCAATCCGAAGATCTTCCTGTTCGACGAGCCCTTGTCCAATCTGGATGCGGCGCTGCGCAGCGAGACGCGGGTGGAAATCACCCGCCTGCATCGCCGCATCGGCAATACCATGATCTATGTGACTCACGATCAGGTGGAAGCCATGACCATGGCATCGCATCGTGGTCATGCGCGCCGGAAATATCGAGCAGATCGGCGCCCCGCTCGAACTCTACAACAATCCGCGCAACCTGTTCGTCGCCACGTTCCTCGGCCAGCCACCGACCAATATTGTGGAAGCCAATGTCGAACAATCGACTGCGGAAGCGCTGATCCTGCAGGTCGGCGGCGGCCGGCTGGTATTGCCCGCCATCGGCGAGGCGCTGCAGCCCGGCCAACGCGTTCGCATCGGCATCCGCCCGGAAAGCTTCACCATCGGCGATGGTCCGGGAAGCGTGCCGGTCTCCGTCGACCTGGTTGAGCAATTGGGCAATGAAACCCAGATCTATTGCCGCCTCGACGACGGCCAGTCCCTGACCCTCAACATTGCCGGGCAGGTCGATCCGCAGGCCGCCTCGACCCTCAGCGTGCAGATCGCGCCCGAGCAGA
This genomic stretch from Devosia sp. YIM 151766 harbors:
- a CDS encoding RidA family protein; the encoded protein is MSYDINPFPAQDADRHAIWEMLVRRDIEAYLDLDWDRHALDFDASLFFGIDGLRSSNPDSWRPLYPGLDVYAESWLAAARAGAAANYAEDRRMATFRCTILRDIDIKGDLAIAHKKFDGMIALSDGTFDALNWQTIYICRRVDGVWKIGGFLGYLPNPMGSAVQAAAPAIRAPESSQHDTAGPYSPVLEVTPSKLVVISGQVGVGRDGKLIETDFAGQARATLANCAAQLAAAGCTLADVFKVNCYVTDLADWPAFNAIYREIMPAPLPVRTTVQAGLLEDFRIEIEMWAAKK
- a CDS encoding ABC transporter substrate-binding protein, which translates into the protein MHRTLLALGLGTALGTMAFGAIAQDDVNLVYWSLWNEPEPGANVMKSLIADFEAAHPGVTITPVWNGRQNQTTVRNAMAGGTQIDIMDSDMDGLKGGLAAAGALLPWNEQIAGPAPDGEEGTFGDLFYPHLLDMASNDDTLYQIPYMLYAYNIFYSQGALDNAGVEALPEDWDGFVAALEQVKASGVNAIAVESDIAFYNIKWFNYLIERIAGPDFLMRATEDPTGETWRDPAVLQAVEMELDLWARGLIPEESRGYQWPAGQQTIAFDETAVELVGSWLPVELADTVADEFEWGAIRFPSVEGGLGDVNHVEINSHSLAIMADTAHEAEAREFIQFVVSTPSQQRYATDAKIGVANRHAEWAPEVAAARKSLDEATLILSENHGVKAKYPDYSTNVYEALHNQVFLGSITPAEFVDQMVARTQEFWANRS
- a CDS encoding creatininase family protein, which translates into the protein MGRKEMKWEDLTTVEIDALDRTIPVFLNIAAIEQHGPHLPLATDALIGNHLLDRLDAALNSQVLVLPQVKVCCSRHHLDFTGTLSVTHVTFLAYVSELLQTVVDAGFKRIVVVNSHGGNQAIGQVLVEQFGANNPDATIALATWWTLARKALGEISESGPFGVGHACEFETSLIQLIAPEKVRAPVPSGTHYVHTYDWAEGDMLRGAGGSTYRSMKQISGGSGVVGDPSHASAEKGQRISDAVLEQLVALARSLAPGLEVKR
- a CDS encoding SDR family oxidoreductase; translated protein: MNPVIVSGRLKGKRALVTAGAQGIGRAIAERLAAEGAEVLATDLNAAALQNLTGDAIRTAAVDGTDAQALQLALGDKQFDILVNCIGWVHHGTLAETDYQQWRRSFQVNVDSAYHAISAVLPGMLERGQGSVITIASAASSVGGFPNRVAYGASKAALIGLTKALAADHVGQGVRFNAICPGTIDTPSLGERINATPDPAATRKAFIARQPMGRLGVASEIAALAAYLAADESAFMTGSSLVIDGGATV
- a CDS encoding mandelate racemase/muconate lactonizing enzyme family protein: MSQSPKTIVELRFEEVIVPANPGSVNTPGHHKPLHMLPVGGKAAWSVQFDDLPKLILQLRLADGTVGWGEFYRDHNWATVSAVAENLLGRSIDDLPLQDLPIPLSREYDGFECAIWDAAAKSLQVPLHRLLGGAVRDKVKVGAWSSWRELDEMGPLAKSFQDQGFDCIKLKAGLDDDVVGWCRTIREHAPGMWVILDPNQRWENAGEARRRLQALDAIGNLLLIEDPIPRWMLQDYARLRTFTATPVVLHVSLPYVYQGQRSYDAINALAHGAVDGFNFNCGLAKFKELDAISSTANLPCWHGSEVDLGILEAMYVHQAAAAKSCTWPSDIFGRLIRSHDLLETPLCFEPPFVKVPEGPGLGVTPSPATISRFKTSENVFALKG
- a CDS encoding carbohydrate ABC transporter permease is translated as MANNSLQTAPARRISTLPGWVRRLPAYFLVWMWTAFTLAAIAYVLLSAVKSKREVLRSGWSLPQEFIWSNFATAWNVGRLGDYFLNSVMVVGGSVFAILLVSTPAAYVLARAKFPGRETATNIFVLGMGIPIPMLFIPIFGVLSFFRLTDSLTGLSLVFIAISIPVTIFLLTGFFASLPSELESAAVLEGCSDFQVFRHVMLPMAMPGVLTALILNLIWLWNEYQLSLVILNSPDNRTLPLGLYSLQNAMQYTGDWPGMFAGVTIVIIPTIIAYALLSEKMIAGMTMGAVK
- a CDS encoding sugar ABC transporter permease, encoding MIRKRLIVLFLAPASLIYGGLFLLPTLSTFYFSLFSWSGFGQEMTFIGLANYVRLFNDTVFWLSLRNTLAILFVGGFFIFGLAFLYTVLLTSGIWGKKFFRLVFFLPNVISVVALAGMWAYIYNPRSGLLNTTLATLGLTDAAKTLWTSPDNIFWAMLAALVWVFTGFFLILLMAGVDKIPTDAYEAADLEGASLWQKFWFITVPMLWDVMAISFVIWMINAIKMFEFPYAFGFLQVPQQLYTLGIYLYIMGFGQRDPIYQLGYATAIGVVMLVVTFILIVVVRGLLRREQLEF
- a CDS encoding MurR/RpiR family transcriptional regulator, with product MSAREIRPDLLERLQIASETLANAELEVARTILADPDWVSRSSIKALAAKAGVSEPTVIRLARKLGCSGYSDFKLRLAEDLVVTRMFLSPDALVRNSQPASIAERMYEAATRTMTEAMAMLNEKAFENAVKLLSKARRVQCFGVGGSSAIMAQEAENRLFRLGVAVQACADPYKSRMIAAIMAPEDVLLCFSATGKPVSVIDSAEIARANGVKVIAVTPAGSALSEVADVTLAVSVFNDEVYFNLPSPTRYAQLYLLDCLAAAMAVELGPHSFQNLKNIRRTLSGLHGTMKFQPIGD
- a CDS encoding SDR family oxidoreductase, which produces MIDCVVVTGAAGDVGRALVALFLERGKAVVGWDIDPARLAENDALFPDRYASVGVDICDADAVRDAYAQTCNPGRHVDVLINNAGAVTAPRLAETGEREWTRDIEINLNGAFRCLKAVQPAMAARGGGTVINVASVNGVAMYGYPGYSAAKAGLIGLTKFAATEYGPAGIRVNAIMPGTVRTKAWDERLAANPAILDNVKKYYSLRDVCSPVDIAELAWFLAYGPSRMITGAVIPIDGGLTAGIGRVAGEFCGVEF